The genomic DNA GATCGAAGTGAGTGTTTGGAGGCGAATAGATCCCCAAATTTGTGAGGAAATTCTTGAAAGGGTGAAAAGGAGAGGACGCACCCTCGTCTTCCAGTTGTCAAGAAAACCAAAAGAAATTTTGAGGGCGCGCCCTATGCGAGAGAATGAGATACGAAAGTGTAAAGGAAACAAGAAAAATAGGTGGAAGGTGTAAGGGAAGAGTATTTTCTATGATCTATGTCAACTCCTTTTTAAAGGAAAGCCATCTCATAAGAAGGCGCGCCATAAAAAAATCCTAGCCTATTAGTAAGGATGTGTTTTATTATAACAGGCGCGTCCTATTATGGTCATGTACAGATTATAAGAAGCTAAATATAGGGCGCGTCCTAAGTCGCTGGTGAATTCTAAAGGCACGGGTGGTTATGTGCAGATTGTAAATAACGATTGAAATTctcaaaaacataaatttaagaGTTAGACCCAAACAATTTCAGATCTAAAGCAACAAAATTTGAAATTACAGATACATACATCATTTTATGTATATCATCAAGAACGGAAATGGAAGATAAAAAGGTAACATGACATGCAATGTGATTTACTTAACGAAATTCAGAAATACATGAAGCTATTCGTACATTTTCGAATGGAGAAGAAGTTGACTGGAAGAGATTTGGAGAGTGGTAACAGAGATGGCTGGTTCTAAGCAAAACAATACCGCTGGGTTTAGAGCCTTTGGGAAGAAAGAGAAAGTAAGAAAAAGgggggagagtaaaagtaaaagaaaaaatGACTGATTGTGACTAGTATTTATAGTAAAAAAGATGACAGCTGTCAAATCAGTCACATCAATTGCGAATCCCTAATAATAAGGGGAACTGCTTTTAAACCGTTTAAACTTCTAGGACGCGCCCTATTGGAGGCGCGCCTTATTTGATTATTATGAAATCATTGAAACTTTAAGGAAAAAATTGGAAGGCATGCCCTATTCAGGGCGCACCCTGTAAAAAGTATTGGAAGATTTGTTTATACAGATTTTAATAAAGGTGAAGAAAAATTTCAATCCCATTTTTTAtagcatatggaatttgggggtagttgttatgcccaaaaattggtataaataatattcagattAAGATTAATAAAATGAACAGAATCGAAGGGGAAGCGCCTGAAATCTAGGAAAAGATAAGATTGACTTTCCATATATAGAAGGCGCGCCCTAAGATTGCACCCCATTGACTGAGTAGCTGATTAACAGTTGTGGTTATCATGTCTTAAAGGCGCGCCCTCAAACATGATGGAGGAGGCGCGCCCAATTATTGAAAAGGAGGAGAGGAATTCCTTGAGTGGAATCTGTCATGTGgtgagccttagggcgcgccctaggtAAGGAAGGCTTCTTGGACGGGTTACTCGGACATGATTACTTTGACAGACCCACATTTTGGCTTGGACAGAATTAGAGCAAGACCTAACGATGCATAatttagggcgcgccctatgaTGTAGAATGACATAGGAAGAGATCAAGGCTGATGACACAAGGTGGCGCCAACATACAGGAATGTTTGGGCGCGCCCTTAACTTCTATTTGACATATAAATACAACTTTGACATGCTACTTGGATGAACTCTCtggaagattcaaggaagatggagaatgttattactaacctatttgatgcaggtactctattgaagaactcctttctgtagcacatctacaggaaatgcggtgtccgtggtcagagacctccaggggtatgcctggactgaaggcctcctcctgtagtcaatgggtgtcctcgttggggatgaGGGGTGAAATATGGggtgtgctttgggagctctgtctttgtagtcaacgggtgtcctcgttgggagacttcggagtatcctgtactttgcacccaaaagcttgggatcacttgtcctgcaatctggtaggggctccttatcgggggacaaggatgcgtccaacatttggggtgaaccacggctatacctgcgtccacggacgagagaaacagctggtagcggagggcTATCCTTGgtcagggagatgccttatccgtgaagtctcgaagccgcggacgagccttgggcctttgtggttgggcctcatcggcggacattcctaaagctagtagaagtcagtttccagtgggtttcctactgggcctcgggataagaaatctaagcccgttaggtttcttgttccccaagaactacgtgggcttgatcccctataaataggggtacgtaggcacattgtgaggggtcagaagcgagagcgcaaaggagccaccactaaccctaagcgatctcagcccccaataattaTCACCACGAAATACTGTTGATCTTTTCATCGGATCCACAGactactgttcacgtttccgacgaaGAACTGCCATCACAAATCTTGTTTCCGGCTATTAACCTTAAGTttttgttgctcccaaattcctccgtcaataCACTGTATTGTTATCGATAacaatcaatatatatatatatatatatatatatatatatatatatatacttatataaaggAGAATAAGTGGGCGTTTAGGTGGCGCATCTCAGATCGTATcattctatttttctaattttctcaattttttgagttaataagtatcaaaaattataattacCTTATATTCTTCTAAATATACTAAAATTTCTGAAAAAAACTTTAATCAagatttttgaaatcaacttaccATCCTAATATTCTCCTAAAACCTCTACTTTCTATTTAAATCAACTAACCGTATTGATATCCTCCTAAATTTCCTTTTAATACCaattcttctctttctccttaaAACAAGTtactatattttatttttctatatAAAAAATTGTAGTTAACTTATATTCTCCTAAATATACTATCACTGTTCGTAATATTATCCTAAAGTTTCTACAAAAACTTTAATTAAATtttttgaaatcaacttaccatcataatattctcctaaaatttcTCCTTTCCAtttaaatcaacttaccatcTTCATATTctcattattttttttaaaaatattatttcttCTCCTTCTCCTAATATCAACTTATTATATAAAAttttccttatatttttattttaattttaatttttagcCTATAAAATACTACAAAGGCAAATATTTACAAATAAGttttctcaatattttttaaaattattatatcattatattATTATTCTATGCTTATGTAAAGGAGAAGACAAAAGTGGTGATGTGGCGGCTCTCTTAAATTCTTTTTAAATATCGTTTCTCCTCTTTCTCATAATATCaacttattatattatattttccttatatatttcttttaatttttagtCTATAAAATACTACAAAGGCAAGTATTTACAAATAAGTTTTCTCAgtattttaaaaaatcattatatcattatattattattttatactTATGTAAAGGAGAAGACGAGGGCGGTGAGGTGGTGGCTCTCAAATTGTTTCAAtctattttttataattttctaaaaaatttatattattaaatagaaaaaatattacACTAATTATTGACtaatacataatatttatttatgatAATTTGTGAATAATGAGACAGCGACTCACTAGAATAAAATGTTTAAAgtgaaaatgatttttcaaactttttaatttattatatttattattcataattCCAAATGATTAAGATTAGATTAGAAAACAAAATGAAGaccaaaaattattttagaagGCCGCTGCGAAGCGTGACTCAGTAAACTAGtgaatttataaatgatttttCTAGTGTGTGCCTACGGGCACATGCTAAGAATTAGTACATGATGAGGTGTCACAAAATATTGGTGGAGAGCTCAATAATAATGGACCACACTACATACACAAAAAtatccacaaataaattttttacAACTTATCAATTACACTTTCTTAGCATGTGCCCATGAAGACAACCcgatttataaaatattattttgacttatatatataataataaatgaGTAAAATTATATGAAGTCCGCCTTTTTATTGTGGAACTCGAAGTCCATCTATGTTCGAAAAATAAAATATCTTGTAAAACATGTTATCTTGCAAAAAATATTTCACAAATACCATTACTTTAATAAAAtaatgcaaatctcatatatttgcAAGTACAATATATATGTTCTCCGTGAACATTTATGTTATGTAAACTAAGCCTGTTTTGTAAAATAACATATTTTACAAtattttatttgtaaacatatgcaattttcaaataaatatattttgtaaaataatatattttacaatattttaTTTGTAAAACATATGCAATTTgcaagattttgaataaaatagtAGTAATATTTATGCAATATTATTTGAAAAATAAGATTTTATGCAATATCTAAGCTATTTTTATTTACCGAACATATATTTATATGGACTCCACTAACAAAATATTGttcattaattattaattattttacaAAAGTATAAACATGTCTCATTGGTTTTTGAAGGGTTTAGAAAACAAATTCGGAAGTAGTTAAACCCCGACCTAATTATCACCTCTTTCCCCACGCCTCTACGCCGTCGTTGCGCAAATCCATGGCTGCTAAAAAGAAAGGTCAGTTTTCTGTTCTGGGTTCTATCTCTctccccccccctctctctctctctctccctctctctctctatgTTTTATAATTTCACCTATTCTTGATATTGAAATTACCCTCTCTTGCTTCTTTTAGTCAAGAAGTCAAAAAAAGAAGTGACCCATGAAATTAAAGAAGAAATTGTAGAAGATATAGATGAAAAAATCGAAGAAGATATAAGTGATGATGATTCTCCCAAGCTTGCGAAAGAGCATTCTTTACAATTGCAAAGACTCGAAAAAAAGGTCACTTTTTTATACTTACTATACGCACATTTCTTTTTTACGGTACTTAGATGGGTACATTATATTTGTTTGAATTGTTTCGATTTTTCGATAAGCTTGTTATGACAGCGTTTAGAGTAGGCTAGTACAGAGAATAGAAAGGCTTAACGATTTTTAGGGGGGCGGAAAATTGAATTTTGGGATGATTTCGTAAacattaatttttgaatttttgatAATGATTATGTGAATTTAAAATGGTAGTAATTGTAATGAATGATTATATCGGTTTTTGTTTAAGCTATTGTTAGTGGTTTGTTATTCTTTGTAAAatgttactccctccgtcctatCCTATCCATTTGTATACAGTTTTTTTCAATTCTTGACACACACTTTAAgatgaatataaaatatatattcataaattatttttgaatttttggttttttgtataaaaatttaaacacCAGATTTTCATTCAGAagaaagaaaatttaaaaataatctACGAAACTATACCTTAGAGAAGCATTAAAATGCGTGCCGAGCCCTGTCTCCCGATGTATACAATCTAGggggacagagggagtatttGATTGGAGATTTTTACTGATTTAGTCTTGCTATGATTCTATATTGTTTGATGCTGTTATTGATTTAAACAAAAATGCTCGTTTTTTATTCTTTTTATGCTACAGGATCCTGAATTTTATCAGTTCTTGAAAGAGCATGACAAGGACCTACTAGAATTCAATGCagaagaagacgaagaagatgTGAGACTAATTTACTTTGTGCTTTAGTTAGTTTGTTTTGGTTTTGGCGTTTGTATGCTGAAATATAATGGTGCAGGAGGAGATTGAAAGTGATGTGGATGGTGAGGAAGTGGAAGAAGATGAGGATGCTGCTACAGACGAAGAAGATGTGAGACTAATTTACTTTGTGTTTTAGTTAGTTTGTTTTGGTTTTGGTGTTTGTGTGCTGAAATATAATGGTGCAGGAGGAGATTGAAAGTGATGTGGATGGTGAGGAAGTGGAAGGAGATGAGGATGCTGCTACCGACAAAACTTCTAGAAAAGTTATAACTAGCGCGATGGTTGATACTTGGTGTACTGCCATTAGAGAAAATTCAAGCTTAAGTGCAGTGCGCTCTCTTATGAAAGCCTTCCGTACTGCTTGCCATTATGGCGATGACGACGGGAATGAAGATGTATCAAAGTTAAGTGTCATGCCTAGCCATGTTTTTAACAAAATAATGTTGATTGTACTAACTGAAATGGATGGAGTTCTTCGAGAATTATTGAAGCTCCCTTCTTCTGGTGGAAAGAAGGAAACTGTTTTAGATGTAGTGAACACAAGACCTTGGAAGAATCACAATCACTTGGTGAAATCCTACCTTGGAAATGCTTTACATGTCCTGAACCAAATGACTGACACGGAAATGATATCATTTACATTAAAGCGTTTAAGATATTCTACAATTTTTTTGGCTGCTTTCCCGAGTCTATTGAggaagtatatcaaggtatgGCTTCAGTTTCAACAATTGCATTCAGTAGTATGGCTAGTTAGTTGCAATTCTTCTAAACATAATAGTCATGATTCATGGATTTGATCTGACATATTTACAGGATCCAAGGCTTTCATCTGACATAATTTTAACAGGGTCTAGATCTATAACTTTCCGGTGATAATTGTTTCTGTGAAGCATAGATTACTAAAGTGAACTATATATGGCTGTTGTCTCATTCCAAGTCCCGAACTAAAACTCCAACAGTATTTTGCATTATATGTACTATGTTGGCATATCTTTTCTCTTTATGTATTGATCACATGGTTTGAGTAGTTATATTTTGGTCTAGAAATATACTCTGCCATGTAGTATCAAGTGAACTATACTTCGAGCTATATATTATATCTCCCCCCACGAAAAAGAAGGCAGGAAGAATGAGAGCAGATATAAATTATAGTAATCACGAAGGGAATGAGTTTAAGACGTTAATGTAGAAGAATTGGAAAATATTTATTACTGCCTACATCCACTACTGACTAAGGCTTGTTGTTACACTACTGATTTAATTCTAGTACCTGTGGCAGAATTTTTTTTGCTAGACGATGTTCCAGTTTAGCAGGTTGTAAATCATGATTGTCCTGAACTTCTCAGGTGGGTCTTCATTTCTGGGGAACTGGAGGAGGTGCACTCCCAGTTGTCTCATTTTTGTTTCTAAGAGATTTGTGCGTTCGTATTGGTTCTGATTGCGTAGATGAATGCTTTAAGGGTATATACAAAGCTTATATTCTCAATTGCCAGTTTGTGAATGCAAAAAAGTTGCAGCACATCCAGTTTCTTGGGAATTGTGTCATTGAGCTTCTTCGGGTTGACCTTTCTGCTGCATATCAACATGCCTTTCTTTTCATCAGGCAATTGGCAATGATGTTAAAGGAGGCATTAACGATGAAAACAAAGGTACCGTTATACTTGTGAGTTTTgcaaaattaaatattaaataccATTATAGAATTATGTTTCAGACAGTTCGTAGGGTTATCTGAAGCTCAACTTTAAAACCTTTGCAATTTTTTCCCCGTACCAGTTATGGGTTTCTTACTTTaagaataaaacaaaataaaatggATACAGCTACAGATATATGACCAAAAATCTGACATCCATCTCCTGGTAGATAGCTTACTGTCATTTATTGTTTTCTACAAATAGCTTGCTATTTTTTCAGTTGCTGCATCCTTTTAGCTGGTCATTGCTTTTTATAATCTCTTTTTAGTTATATAttgttttttttttgtaatttcaCCCTGATTTAATCATTCGCAGGAATCCTTCAGAAAGGTTTATGAGTGGAAGTATATAAACTGCCTTGAACTTTGGACAGGAGCTATTTGTGCTTACAGCTCAGAAGCCGACCTCAGTCCCTTAGCATATCCTCTGACTCAGATAATTTCTGGTGTTGCTCGTTTAGTCCCAACTTCTCGATATTTTCCCCTCAGATTGCAATGTGCTAGGATGCTCAACCGTATAGCTGCTTCAACTGGTACCTTTATTCCGGTCGCACTGTCACTTTTGGACATGCTGGATATGAAAGAATTCAATAGGCCCCCTGCAGGAGGTGTGGGCAAATCTATAGATTTGCGAACTGTGCTAAAGGTGTTACAGATGGGGATAGTCGTACTATTCAGTAATGTTCCTTTCAACATTTTCCCTTTTGTAATTCCAAGTTTTTTTTTCTGCAGGTAAGCAAACCAATATTAAAGACGAAAGCATTTCAGGAGGCATGTGTCAATACTGTGATTGAAGAGATCACTGAGCATTTAGCTCAATGGAGCTATTCTATTGCTTTCTTTGAACTATCATTTGTTCCTGCTGTGCGGTTACGTAACTTCTGCAAATCTACAAAAGTTGAGAGGTTTCGGCGAGAAATGAGGCAGTTGATTCGTCAGGTATATGGTCATAATCTAGTTTAGGGTATGGCATGATGCAATTCCCTTAACCTTTTTAAGGGCATCCAAAGCCAATTTGTTTAATAAATTGGTCATGGACGACCTTTTGCACGCTTGATTGTCTTTAAACTTTTGCACACTTATAATTAATCTCCTTTTCACCTTGGCTTAATTTTTTCAATTGTTTGCATGCTTCTAATGCTGATTGGTTTGTATGGTTTCACAGATCGAAGCTAATTCTGAGTACATCAATGTGAAACGCATTTCAATTTCATTACTACCAAATGATCCTGCCGCATCATCATTCTTGGAGGTTTGTACAGAGTTGACCAATCTTTATAGACTTTTGATATGCTATTGAGTGGTAATTTGGGTCACTGGCTGATTCAGAAACTAAGAACTATATTGGCCTTTTTATAGATTATGACCTGTATTCAACCAGGAGCCTGCACACCTCCCCCCCACTTCTTAAACCAGCCGTCTTGAAGTCTTGAGTCGTACAATGCTAAGCATACTACTACTTATATACTGATTATTATATTTGGCAGTGGCATGGTTTTACATTGAAGCAATATTAATTTTATAGGATTACAAAACCAGTTTGCCATAAAAAATTATTGATGCCTTACAATAGTAGAACATATTGACAAATGACAACAGTAGAAAGCATTGCAGGATACAAGATATATTATTGATCGAACAAATAGGCGAATAGGATATGCATATATGTGCATGCATGCATGTAGCTTCATTGTCTTGAGAGCACATTTCTTGCTCCAAAATGTAACCAGAGATCAGTAGTACAAGGTCTTTTAGTCTGGATAGTTCTATATAATATCGTAAAGATTGGCTGGTTAGTTTACGAGTGCAGGGAAGCTTGATACCTGTTAGTTAAGGTAATTTTTTTTTGTGCCCAGTGTGTACATTGACGTTACTAGTTATTTGGTTATAGGATGAGAAAAAGTCAGGTTCTAGTCCTCTGTCCCAATATGCAGCCACTCTACGGCAGAAAGCACAACAAAAGAGAGACTCATTAACAGAAACCAGGTAAAATTTGACGGCTTGTTGTAATGTTGTGTCGATTGGTCATGTTTGATGTCACTCAAAATGGACATTATCTTTTACAGTGTAATTGTTGGCGAAGACTCGTCTATCTTTGGAAGTAAGCTGCCAGGTGATGATGATGACGACGAAGACGGCGATGATGAtgaaaaagagaaagaaggtGGCGCTGTCTTCAATTCCTCCTCTTGGTTACCTGGATGTGATTCCAAGTATGTTCTTAATACATCTTTCTCTATTTTAAGCACATGTGTGTGTGTCCTTTGGATCTCATTGTTCTTCTCTTGCAGAGTTGAAGTAGCAAAAGAagataaaaagaaaagaaagaaaagaaaaaacaGGGAAACAGAGTTTGATGAAGGGACAGCTTTCGACGAAGACGTTGTGGAAGAATTGATTCTTAGTTCGGATGAAGATGAGGGTTCTATGAGCGATTCTCCATCCGACGGGGACGATGTCGAAACTGAACCAAAGTCTAAAAACAAGAAAAGTGCACAGAAAAAATCAACAGGCAAGTTTTCGAAGAAGAAAGGGCAATTTAATGCAAAGAAATCAAAGAAGAGGAAGAAAGCAAATTAACAAGTCATGGGTTGTACTATAACAACATTGGAGTTCTTTATCAATCAATTTTGTCCGCTGCAACTTGCAACTCTCCTAAAACTTCATTTTTATGAATTTGAAATTTCACTGTTGTATCTTGTATGTATTTTCTTTTGCATTTTGTAAGAACAAAAGAAAGATTATAAACAGTGCTTTAAATTTGTTATTGCAAAAAATCTGAATCATAATTTTTGTTTAGCTGACAACCGTTGCAGTTTCAGACAACAGATCTCTCCTtgtttattttttaaattatatttcaTTATGAATGtatgaattttaaattttgttaGTTTGAAAGGGAAAATGTACTTATTTTTTAGTGTCTGCATACAAAATCATCCAGTTTTTGTATATATAAGCACAGTTTAGAGGAACAAGATTACACACAAAAAAAAACTTGGTTGTAGAACTCCCAAAAGATCACTGAAAGCCAACTGATATCCAAGGACATCTAACTTGTCCATTTGCAAAAGTAATTCATAGCTAAAATCCCAAACAAGAGAAAACTGTCCTAGTTTCAGAAGTTAGTTCAGTGGTACATACATACTTCAAGATAAAATTAATACTGGGAAATCTCGTGCTTGCGCTTACAATTCTGCATTGTGACAGAGCCAGTACTAGTTGCATAGTGCCTCGGAACAACCATGCCACTTTTCCTTGAATACATCATTAAGGGTATGACCATTGGTATTTCCTGTACTTCTGTAGCTTGAGAACTGATTGTATCAGTTTCTTCTTTACGATATATCTTTTCAGTTTTTGCTTCAGAACAAGATTTAGGAGTGTCCACCCTGTTAGGCATGAGCTCTTCTCCCTCTGCCACTTGATCCTTCATTAACTATTCGACACACGTAGAGTACGGTTTGGAATTAGATAGCAAACCACTAATCGAAAATTAGGCAATTGGTCTTTTGTGTACTTTAGTATTTAACCTAGTTTTTTCAAGAATGAAAAAATAAACAAGCATAGAAATGAAAGTGTTGTACTACCTTCCAATCTTTGAAGTCAAATCTGAAGATAAAAGCAGTGTACTTGACTTCTCCTGAACTTACAGAACTAGCTGCAGGTTGATTCCTAGGTGCTGCAAAATGGAAAATAATTCGTATTAACCAAATAGCAAACACAGAAACTTGCATAGAAATTTTAGTAGTTTAAATAATTCTGAGGTGTTGTCTTACAAACAATGTGAGAACCCATCTCATCCACAACAATTCCAACTCGCCCATCTTTCACTAAGAAAGACAAAGCAAATAAGTTTTCCACTGTTTGTGCAAATGACTTCCTGTTCAACAGCAGACGTTCAAGCTTGACACGTTTCTTCTTGCTTAAAATCTCAAACATGGTTAACATATTCCTATCTGTCTCAGTTTTCTCTTCACCGTCGGTATGTTTGATCTGTTGAACAAGGAATCGGATAGGCACATTTCAGAAATACA from Apium graveolens cultivar Ventura chromosome 5, ASM990537v1, whole genome shotgun sequence includes the following:
- the LOC141662135 gene encoding non-structural maintenance of chromosomes element 4 homolog A-like, with product MADNCEDMNVEDTKKCAADRRVLRSDYFKILSLINENKDDIAAGLDSNKFDSIIKEVEDLHLHVKKPREQVADAEALLNLTSALMTAVKQHTIGGVTHSEFISCLLRNFCKDQRRGISDSSKNLLFWRDVGLFVLPHFQNVRGCSTMLGPMKNHIKPRKFAARRSYARPTIRRAKPEEIKHTDGEEKTETDRNMLTMFEILSKKKRVKLERLLLNRKSFAQTVENLFALSFLVKDGRVGIVVDEMGSHIVSPRNQPAASSVSSGEVKYTAFIFRFDFKDWKLMKDQVAEGEELMPNRVDTPKSCSEAKTEKIYRKEETDTISSQATEVQEIPMVIPLMMYSRKSGMVVPRHYATSTGSVTMQNCKRKHEISQY
- the LOC141659402 gene encoding nucleolar complex-associated protein 2 translates to MAAKKKVKKSKKEVTHEIKEEIVEDIDEKIEEDISDDDSPKLAKEHSLQLQRLEKKDPEFYQFLKEHDKDLLEFNAEEDEEDEEIESDVDGEEVEEDEDAATDEEDEEIESDVDGEEVEGDEDAATDKTSRKVITSAMVDTWCTAIRENSSLSAVRSLMKAFRTACHYGDDDGNEDVSKLSVMPSHVFNKIMLIVLTEMDGVLRELLKLPSSGGKKETVLDVVNTRPWKNHNHLVKSYLGNALHVLNQMTDTEMISFTLKRLRYSTIFLAAFPSLLRKYIKVGLHFWGTGGGALPVVSFLFLRDLCVRIGSDCVDECFKGIYKAYILNCQFVNAKKLQHIQFLGNCVIELLRVDLSAAYQHAFLFIRQLAMMLKEALTMKTKESFRKVYEWKYINCLELWTGAICAYSSEADLSPLAYPLTQIISGVARLVPTSRYFPLRLQCARMLNRIAASTGTFIPVALSLLDMLDMKEFNRPPAGGVGKSIDLRTVLKVSKPILKTKAFQEACVNTVIEEITEHLAQWSYSIAFFELSFVPAVRLRNFCKSTKVERFRREMRQLIRQIEANSEYINVKRISISLLPNDPAASSFLEDEKKSGSSPLSQYAATLRQKAQQKRDSLTETSVIVGEDSSIFGSKLPGDDDDDEDGDDDEKEKEGGAVFNSSSWLPGCDSKVEVAKEDKKKRKKRKNRETEFDEGTAFDEDVVEELILSSDEDEGSMSDSPSDGDDVETEPKSKNKKSAQKKSTGKFSKKKGQFNAKKSKKRKKAN